In a genomic window of Amycolatopsis japonica:
- a CDS encoding peptidylprolyl isomerase, translated as MPTNQQRREAAKRKLERQIVRRAEKAKRRRIVGSVAVVGVVAIVAGAVWWIVSSNSGDDAASDASPSSAPPTPEVTIPTERTPMPKRPTPLANPVTCDYKDDASKQASKKVNKPEGKDVSSNGTVNVVLKSTAGDIPLTLDRALAPCAVQSFISLSQQGYFNDTKCHRLGTTGLQMLQCGDPEASGMGGPGYTMPDEAFKEIKYGRGILAMAKTQQPNSGGSQFFMVYGEAELPADYSVFGSISDEGLKVLDKVAKAGANAQAGNGDGTGPPNTEVKFTGVTVNA; from the coding sequence GTGCCGACCAACCAGCAGCGCCGCGAAGCCGCGAAGCGCAAGCTCGAGCGACAGATCGTGCGACGGGCCGAGAAGGCCAAGCGGCGCAGGATCGTCGGCTCGGTGGCGGTCGTCGGCGTCGTCGCCATCGTGGCGGGCGCGGTGTGGTGGATCGTCAGCAGTAACAGTGGTGACGATGCCGCCTCCGACGCTTCCCCGAGCTCGGCTCCTCCGACCCCCGAGGTCACCATCCCCACGGAGCGCACTCCGATGCCGAAGCGGCCGACGCCGCTGGCGAACCCGGTGACTTGCGACTACAAGGACGACGCCAGCAAGCAGGCTTCGAAGAAGGTGAACAAGCCGGAAGGCAAGGACGTCTCTTCGAACGGCACGGTGAACGTCGTGCTGAAGAGCACCGCGGGTGACATCCCGCTGACGCTGGACCGGGCGCTCGCCCCGTGCGCGGTGCAGAGCTTCATCAGCCTTTCCCAGCAGGGCTACTTCAACGACACCAAATGCCACCGGCTCGGCACCACCGGCCTGCAGATGCTGCAGTGCGGTGACCCCGAGGCCAGCGGCATGGGCGGCCCGGGCTACACCATGCCGGACGAGGCGTTCAAGGAGATCAAGTACGGCCGCGGCATCCTCGCGATGGCGAAGACGCAGCAGCCGAACTCCGGCGGAAGCCAGTTCTTCATGGTCTACGGCGAAGCCGAACTACCCGCGGACTACTCGGTCTTCGGCAGCATCTCCGACGAGGGCCTGAAGGTGCTCGACAAGGTCGCCAAGGCGGGCGCGAACGCGCAGGCAGGCAACGGCGACGGCACCGGCCCGCCCAACACCGAGGTCAAGTTCACCGGCGTCACGGTCAACGCCTGA
- a CDS encoding aminotransferase class IV family protein yields the protein MKLEINGAPARSEDLAGAFGYGHFTAMQVRDGKVRGLDVHLRRLVTSTRRMFGSDLDTDAVREYVRQAVRGEGALSVRVLIFSRAMDWSDPGAPAAPDVLVRTGPPQEHEMTPLRLRSVRYERVLPEVKHVGTFGLLHHAREAKLAGYDDALFIDYDGRVSEASIWNVGFLDGGTVVWPQAPVLDGITQQLVRRGLERNGIPQEIRDVRPADLPEFDAMFLTNSESVGWPVASVDDVELSYAPETGRILAEAYDSNPWDEI from the coding sequence GTGAAGCTGGAGATCAACGGCGCGCCCGCCCGGTCGGAAGACCTGGCGGGCGCGTTCGGTTACGGCCATTTCACCGCGATGCAGGTCCGCGACGGCAAGGTCCGCGGCCTGGACGTCCACCTTCGCCGCCTCGTGACGAGCACGCGGCGCATGTTCGGCAGCGACCTCGACACCGACGCGGTGCGCGAGTACGTACGGCAAGCCGTACGGGGTGAGGGCGCTCTTTCGGTGCGGGTGCTGATCTTCTCCCGCGCGATGGACTGGTCCGATCCCGGCGCGCCCGCGGCGCCGGACGTCCTCGTGCGGACCGGGCCACCCCAGGAGCACGAGATGACGCCGCTGCGCCTGCGGTCCGTGCGCTACGAACGGGTGCTTCCGGAGGTCAAGCACGTCGGCACGTTCGGACTCCTTCACCACGCGCGTGAGGCGAAGCTGGCGGGATACGACGACGCGTTGTTCATCGACTACGACGGCCGGGTCAGCGAAGCGTCGATCTGGAACGTCGGGTTCCTCGACGGCGGCACGGTGGTCTGGCCGCAGGCCCCGGTGCTCGACGGCATCACCCAGCAGCTCGTGCGACGCGGCCTGGAGCGGAACGGGATCCCGCAGGAGATCCGCGACGTCCGCCCCGCCGACCTGCCGGAGTTCGACGCCATGTTCCTGACCAATTCGGAGTCGGTCGGCTGGCCGGTGGCGTCGGTGGACGACGTCGAGCTGTCGTACGCTCCGGAAACGGGCCGGATCCTCGCCGAAGCGTACGACAGCAATCCCTGGGACGAGATCTAG
- a CDS encoding MBL fold metallo-hydrolase, with the protein MLVVGFPAGPLEANCYLLALDGGSECVIVDPGEEAAEPLEAALTEHGLTPVAMLATHGHPDHVASAGEVGARHGVPLYLHEADRPLLGQDAGQRKDGIVPLVDGPLRLAGLEITVSGTPGHTAGSVVFGLTAAEGGRIVLTGDSLFAGSIGRSSGDGGELVRSLGAKVMTLPDDTVVLPGHGPATTIGRERAGNPFLAGTGA; encoded by the coding sequence GTGCTGGTTGTCGGTTTTCCGGCAGGCCCCCTCGAAGCCAACTGCTACCTGCTCGCCCTGGACGGCGGGAGCGAGTGCGTGATCGTCGATCCCGGCGAGGAAGCCGCCGAGCCGCTGGAGGCCGCGCTCACCGAGCACGGTCTGACGCCGGTCGCGATGCTCGCCACCCACGGCCACCCCGATCACGTCGCTTCGGCGGGTGAGGTCGGCGCGCGCCACGGGGTACCTCTCTATCTGCACGAGGCGGACCGGCCACTGCTCGGCCAGGACGCCGGTCAACGGAAGGACGGCATCGTGCCACTCGTCGATGGCCCGCTGAGGCTGGCCGGGCTGGAGATCACGGTGTCCGGCACACCGGGGCACACCGCCGGTTCGGTGGTCTTCGGGCTGACCGCGGCCGAAGGCGGGCGGATCGTCCTCACCGGGGACAGCTTGTTCGCCGGTTCGATCGGCCGGTCCTCGGGTGACGGCGGTGAGCTCGTGCGTTCCCTCGGCGCCAAGGTGATGACGCTGCCCGACGACACCGTCGTCCTGCCGGGCCACGGTCCGGCCACCACGATCGGCCGCGAGCGGGCCGGGAACCCGTTCCTGGCCGGGACGGGCGCGTGA